The following are encoded together in the Candidatus Methylomirabilis oxygeniifera genome:
- a CDS encoding Protein mazG (Evidence 2b : Function of strongly homologous gene), with the protein MAEASGEQFEALVRIMERLRADNGCPWDREQTRETLKPFLIEEAYEVVEAIDEGDPKQIMEELGDLLFQVVFHAQLAAERREFTIGQVLAATAEKMVRRHPHVFGDGTASTAREVLEQWEELKRKERNTATAAPISALDGVPRELPGLLRAQRLQDKAASVGFDWPDISGVTAKIEEELGELREAMRSAAPEAVEEELGDVLFSMVNLARFLNLSAEEALRKSTTRFTTRFQYMEAALQRDGRGLEEIDLEEMEQLWQQAKSHGRS; encoded by the coding sequence ATGGCAGAGGCAAGCGGGGAGCAGTTTGAGGCGCTGGTGCGAATCATGGAGCGGCTCCGGGCGGACAATGGGTGCCCATGGGATCGGGAACAGACACGGGAGACTTTGAAGCCGTTCCTGATCGAGGAGGCCTATGAAGTAGTAGAGGCGATCGACGAGGGGGACCCTAAGCAGATCATGGAGGAGCTTGGCGACCTGCTCTTTCAAGTGGTGTTTCACGCCCAGCTTGCAGCCGAGCGGCGCGAGTTTACCATAGGGCAGGTTCTGGCGGCGACAGCCGAGAAGATGGTGCGCCGTCACCCGCACGTCTTTGGCGACGGTACAGCTTCCACGGCCCGTGAGGTGCTGGAACAGTGGGAGGAACTGAAGCGCAAGGAACGCAACACCGCGACCGCAGCCCCCATATCGGCCCTGGATGGCGTCCCGAGAGAGCTACCCGGCCTTCTCCGCGCCCAACGGCTGCAGGACAAGGCCGCAAGTGTCGGATTTGACTGGCCCGACATCTCGGGGGTGACGGCAAAGATCGAAGAAGAGCTTGGCGAACTCAGAGAGGCCATGAGATCCGCTGCGCCGGAGGCAGTTGAGGAAGAATTAGGAGACGTCCTGTTCAGCATGGTCAATCTCGCCAGGTTCCTGAACCTGAGCGCAGAGGAGGCACTTCGCAAAAGCACCACACGATTCACGACCAGGTTCCAATACATGGAAGCCGCGCTGCAGCGCGATGGTCGTGGCCTCGAGGAGATCGATCTGGAGGAGATGGAGCAGCTTTGGCAGCAAGCCAAGAGCCATGGTCGCTCCTGA